One genomic segment of Hordeum vulgare subsp. vulgare chromosome 2H, MorexV3_pseudomolecules_assembly, whole genome shotgun sequence includes these proteins:
- the LOC123430076 gene encoding glutaredoxin-C9-like — protein sequence MLRMQQQQQVDGVVGGGIVAEAEGHQEAAVYERVARMASGNAVVVFSASGCCMCHVVKRLLLGLGVGPTVYELDQMGAAGREIQTALAQLLPSGPGAAGHHQQPPVPVVFVGGRLLGGVEKVMACHINGTLVPLLKDAGALWL from the coding sequence ATGTTGAggatgcagcagcagcagcaggttgATGGCGTGGTGGGCGGCGGCATCGTGGCGGAGGCAGAGGGCCACCAGGAGGCGGCGGTGTACGAGCGGGTGGCTCGCATGGCCAGCGGCAACGCGGTGGTCGTCTTCAGCGCCAGCGGCTGCTGCATGTGCCACGTCGTCAAGCGCCTCCTGCTTGGCCTCGGGGTTGGCCCCACCGTCTACGAGTTGGACCAGATGGGCGCCGCCGGACGGGAGATCCAGACGGCGCTGGCGCAGCTGCTGCCTTCGGGACCCGGCGCCGCCGGCCACCACCAGCAGCCGCCGGTGCCCGTGGTGTTCGTCGGCGGGAGGCTCCTGGGCGGCGTGGAGAAGGTGATGGCGTGCCACATCAACGGCACGCTCGTCCCGCTCCTCAAGGACGCCGGCGCGCTCTGGCTCTGA